The Streptomyces camelliae genome window below encodes:
- a CDS encoding non-ribosomal peptide synthetase: MTDHAAVPLSWTQERIWFEEQLRPGDTAYHMPVTLRVRGPLDLAALQRAVDALVARHDALRTVFDTADGEPRQRVRAAAAATAVTIGTRDTRTFADPEEAAHTAVRRAAREPFDLARGPLLRVLAVRYADDAHLLLVSAHHLIADGRSFAVLFTELSRLYADPGAALKPPRRGFAETVRAEREQLGEAGADELVAWWRRHLDGVPRVLDLPADRPRPAVRGHRGASRRLELDATAGQAVRELARAHEATPFMALLAAFGVVLARQTGQERMVVGTPASTRGPGARDLVGCFLNTLPLKVDAAGDPAFADLLGRVRDDALAAFGRQRVPFGRLVADLAPERDLSRGRLVQVFFNMLPPAVTPELPGCTVEQLPFGDIDNKFDLTLYAAARPDGGYTLEAVHDAGLYDGVRVDELLRQLRAVLAQAAAEPARTVSGFDLATVRSAALQPDPFAVLEPGTPEPLAARLTRHAATAPDAPALVAGDRVWTYAEVERTTDRLARLLHARGIRPGDVLALHAARHPAVVLGILAAVKAGAVFSVLDAHHPDDALRARAETLAPRAWIGCAPGVPLPGFVTGPVLRIEPGEALDRALAGLPDGAPVPAPGPDDDAYIAFTSGTTGRPRQVIGTHRPLTHFLDWYTRAFALGPGDRFATLSGLGHDPFLRDVLAPLWAGGAAVFPDADVRDTAALAAWLAEAAPTVAHLTPALARALADQADTAADAGAAAWPALRLVGFGGDTLTGRTLRAWARHAPGADLLNLYGATETPQAVSVHLAHRAGTPTDTIPPGPVPLGPGIEGVQLLVLTGDRPSGVGELGELVVRTPYLARYGDGAGIGAWVGTGAAAEDGAEAGGVAEVGIGVGHVGAGTGAGTGTSPATATGTSPGTGTSPGTGISPATGTSPGTGISPATGISPATGTSPGTGTSPATATGISPGTGISPGTGTSPGTGISPGTGISPGTRPRPRAGYLADPFSGRLRDRVYRTGDLARLRPDGLVDHLGRADQQVKIRGFRVEPAEVEAALDALPGVRQSAVLAVPDGYEDGDLRLVAFLAAGGEAPPLAEVRAALARRLPDHLVPAAYVVLDALPLTANRKVDRTALRALEHRAEAATGGYVAPRGPVEERLAEQWRALLRRERVGATDDFFALGGHSLLLTRLLARIHREFPAGATRHLTLQDLFTHPTITALAGLLGETGLPGETGLPEVPDGLPRTDPAEPAPLAWTQERLWVEEQLRPGDVVYNMPVVLRLSGPLEADALQRAVDTVVARHAVLRTVFEAGPDGTPRQRAVPGGRVLVEVTDLSDRPDPRGAAVAAAMDSVREPFDLARGPLLRVALLRIGDQEHVLALTVHHIVFDGWSFGVLLRELSAAYAGREGELSVPALQFADVARWERAGLDGPVLDGLVEWWREHLDGAPRVLELATDRPRPAVRGHRGARRRLTVDAATSAALRELSRTQGATLFMTLLSAYAVVLSRWSGQERLLVGTPVANRPRAEFEDLPGCFLNTLPLRVDLHGDPAFGELLGRVRDSALAAFAHERVPFGRLVTELAPERDLSRGPLVQVLFALQNVDLGTLDVPGVTAEFVDVSAANSQFDLNLRMIDTGRELIGWLDYDTELFDAATVERFTEHFTNVLTAVCADPSAVVPLIDPLAAAERAQLLDGWNDTGVDWPAGDTLTGLLAEAAARHADAVAVRFAGRELTYAELHRRAGALAHRLRGLGVGPDTVVGVHLDRSPELMVALLAVLKAGGAYLPLDTGYPHERLAFMLADARVPVLLTHPGRGAALAAEGVTVVAVDEHAGDGFPGTGPEPVAGPDHLAYVIYTSGSTGRPKGVQVPHRGIVNRLRWMQDAYGLTGADTVLQKTPVSFDVSVWELFWPLLTGARLVLAAPGGHRDPAHLAALVRDERVTVCHFVPPMLDTFLGAVRAADCGSLRLVVCSGEALPADLARRFHRALPQAALENLYGPTEASVDVTRWTSRPDWTGATVPLGAPIANTRAYVLDARLRPVPVGVPGELFLGGVQLARGYGGRPALTADRFVPDPFGPPGARLYRTGDVARWSAEGRLEYLGRSDHQVKVRGFRIELGEIEAALLALDGVGQAVAVVREDRPGDRRIVAYLTGATVPAVPELRAVLGERLPEHMVPSAFVVLDALPLSPNGKVDRGALPAPDRSAGTAVAHVAPRTPEEELLAGLWRRVVGVDRVGAHDDFFDIGGDSMHAVRVVGLAREAGYEIPLQQLFASRTVAALAQWLTTRADSGPARRELPAFGLLSAQDLARLTS; encoded by the coding sequence ATGACCGACCATGCCGCCGTCCCGCTGTCCTGGACCCAGGAGCGGATCTGGTTCGAGGAGCAACTGCGCCCCGGCGACACCGCCTACCACATGCCGGTGACCCTGCGGGTGCGCGGCCCGCTGGACCTCGCCGCGCTCCAGCGCGCCGTCGACGCCCTGGTGGCCCGGCACGACGCGCTGCGCACCGTCTTCGACACGGCCGACGGGGAGCCGCGCCAGCGGGTGCGGGCCGCGGCGGCCGCGACGGCCGTCACCATCGGCACGCGGGACACGCGCACTTTCGCGGACCCGGAGGAGGCGGCGCACACCGCCGTACGACGGGCCGCGCGCGAGCCGTTCGACCTGGCCCGCGGACCGCTGCTGCGCGTCCTGGCCGTGCGGTACGCCGACGACGCGCACCTGCTCCTGGTGTCGGCTCATCACCTGATCGCGGACGGCCGGTCGTTCGCCGTCCTGTTCACCGAGCTGTCCCGGCTGTACGCCGACCCCGGCGCCGCCCTGAAGCCGCCGCGCCGCGGTTTCGCCGAGACCGTGCGCGCCGAGCGCGAGCAGCTCGGCGAGGCCGGCGCGGACGAGCTGGTGGCGTGGTGGCGCCGGCACCTGGACGGAGTGCCCCGGGTGCTCGACCTGCCCGCCGACCGCCCGCGCCCCGCCGTACGCGGCCACCGCGGCGCGAGCCGCCGGCTGGAGCTGGACGCGACCGCCGGGCAGGCGGTGCGCGAGCTGGCCCGCGCCCACGAGGCGACCCCCTTCATGGCCCTGCTCGCGGCGTTCGGCGTGGTGCTCGCCCGGCAGACCGGCCAGGAGCGGATGGTCGTCGGCACTCCGGCGTCCACGCGCGGTCCGGGCGCCCGTGACCTGGTCGGCTGCTTCCTCAACACGCTGCCCCTGAAGGTGGACGCGGCCGGTGACCCGGCGTTCGCCGACCTGCTCGGCCGGGTCCGCGACGACGCCCTCGCCGCCTTCGGCCGCCAGCGGGTGCCGTTCGGCCGGCTGGTCGCCGACCTCGCCCCGGAGCGCGACCTGTCCCGGGGCCGGCTCGTCCAGGTCTTCTTCAACATGCTGCCGCCCGCCGTCACCCCCGAGCTTCCCGGCTGCACGGTGGAGCAGCTGCCGTTCGGGGACATCGACAACAAGTTCGACCTCACGCTGTACGCCGCCGCGCGTCCCGACGGCGGCTACACGCTGGAGGCCGTCCATGACGCCGGGCTGTACGACGGTGTGCGCGTCGACGAGCTGCTGCGCCAGCTGCGCGCGGTGCTGGCCCAGGCCGCCGCCGAACCCGCCCGCACGGTGAGCGGCTTCGACCTGGCCACGGTCCGCTCCGCCGCCCTGCAGCCCGACCCCTTCGCAGTACTGGAGCCCGGCACGCCCGAGCCGCTCGCCGCCCGGCTGACCCGGCACGCCGCGACCGCCCCGGACGCGCCCGCGCTCGTCGCCGGCGACCGGGTCTGGACGTACGCCGAGGTCGAGCGCACCACCGACCGTCTCGCCCGGCTGCTGCACGCGCGGGGCATCCGGCCCGGCGACGTGCTCGCCCTGCACGCCGCGCGCCATCCGGCCGTCGTCCTCGGCATCCTGGCCGCGGTCAAGGCGGGCGCGGTCTTCTCGGTACTGGACGCACACCACCCCGACGACGCCCTGCGGGCCCGGGCCGAGACCCTCGCGCCCCGCGCCTGGATCGGCTGCGCGCCCGGGGTGCCGCTGCCCGGCTTCGTCACCGGCCCGGTCCTGCGCATCGAGCCCGGCGAGGCGCTGGACCGGGCCCTGGCCGGCCTGCCGGACGGCGCCCCGGTCCCCGCGCCCGGCCCCGACGACGACGCCTACATCGCGTTCACCTCCGGCACCACCGGCCGGCCCCGCCAGGTCATCGGCACCCACCGGCCGCTCACGCACTTCCTCGACTGGTACACGCGCGCCTTCGCCCTCGGTCCCGGAGACCGGTTCGCCACGCTGTCCGGGCTCGGGCACGACCCGTTCCTGCGGGACGTCCTCGCCCCGCTGTGGGCGGGCGGCGCCGCGGTCTTCCCCGACGCCGACGTACGGGACACCGCCGCCCTCGCCGCCTGGCTCGCCGAGGCCGCGCCGACCGTCGCCCACCTCACCCCGGCCCTGGCGCGGGCACTCGCCGACCAGGCGGACACGGCCGCGGACGCCGGGGCCGCAGCCTGGCCCGCGCTGCGGCTGGTGGGCTTCGGCGGCGACACCCTGACCGGCCGCACCCTACGCGCCTGGGCCCGCCACGCACCCGGCGCCGACCTGCTGAACCTGTACGGCGCCACGGAAACCCCGCAGGCGGTGTCGGTCCACCTCGCCCACCGCGCGGGCACCCCCACCGACACGATCCCGCCGGGACCGGTGCCGCTCGGTCCGGGCATCGAGGGCGTACAACTCCTCGTCCTCACGGGCGACCGCCCGTCCGGCGTCGGCGAGCTCGGCGAACTCGTCGTGCGCACGCCGTACCTGGCGCGGTACGGCGACGGGGCCGGGATCGGCGCCTGGGTCGGCACCGGCGCCGCAGCCGAAGACGGCGCTGAGGCCGGGGGCGTCGCCGAGGTCGGCATCGGGGTCGGGCACGTCGGCGCCGGCACGGGTGCGGGGACCGGCACCAGCCCCGCCACCGCCACCGGCACCAGCCCCGGCACCGGCACCAGCCCCGGCACCGGCATCAGCCCCGCCACCGGCACCAGCCCCGGCACCGGCATCAGCCCCGCCACCGGCATCAGCCCCGCCACCGGCACCAGCCCCGGCACCGGCACCAGCCCCGCCACCGCCACCGGCATCAGCCCCGGCACCGGCATCAGCCCCGGCACCGGCACCAGCCCCGGCACCGGCATCAGCCCCGGCACCGGCATCAGCCCCGGCACCCGCCCCCGCCCCCGCGCCGGTTACCTCGCCGATCCGTTCTCCGGCCGGCTCCGTGACCGCGTCTACCGCACCGGTGACCTCGCCCGGCTGCGGCCCGACGGACTCGTGGATCACCTCGGCCGTGCCGATCAGCAGGTCAAGATCCGCGGCTTCCGTGTGGAGCCGGCCGAGGTGGAGGCCGCGCTCGACGCGTTGCCGGGGGTGCGGCAGAGCGCCGTCCTGGCCGTGCCGGACGGGTACGAGGACGGCGACCTGCGGCTCGTGGCCTTCCTGGCCGCCGGCGGCGAGGCTCCCCCGCTCGCCGAGGTGCGCGCCGCGCTGGCCCGGCGGCTGCCGGACCACCTGGTGCCCGCCGCGTACGTCGTCCTGGACGCCCTGCCGCTCACCGCCAACCGGAAGGTCGACCGGACGGCGCTGCGCGCCCTGGAGCACCGGGCCGAGGCCGCCACCGGTGGCTACGTCGCCCCCCGCGGGCCGGTCGAGGAGCGGCTGGCGGAGCAGTGGCGGGCCCTGCTGCGCCGCGAACGCGTGGGCGCCACCGACGATTTCTTCGCCCTCGGCGGCCACTCGCTGCTCCTGACCCGCCTGCTGGCCCGCATCCACCGCGAGTTCCCCGCCGGGGCCACCCGGCACCTCACCCTCCAGGACCTGTTCACCCACCCGACGATCACCGCGCTGGCCGGTCTCCTGGGGGAGACGGGACTTCCGGGGGAGACGGGACTTCCGGAGGTGCCGGACGGCCTCCCTCGCACCGACCCCGCCGAGCCCGCGCCCCTGGCCTGGACGCAGGAGCGGTTGTGGGTGGAGGAGCAGCTGCGGCCGGGGGACGTGGTCTACAACATGCCTGTCGTGCTGCGGCTGTCCGGTCCGCTGGAGGCCGACGCGTTGCAGCGGGCCGTGGACACGGTCGTGGCGCGGCACGCCGTGCTGCGTACCGTGTTCGAGGCCGGCCCCGACGGCACCCCGCGCCAGCGCGCCGTCCCCGGGGGCCGGGTGCTCGTGGAGGTCACCGACCTGTCGGACCGGCCGGACCCGCGGGGCGCCGCCGTCGCCGCCGCGATGGACAGCGTGCGGGAGCCGTTCGACCTGGCGCGCGGTCCGCTGCTGCGCGTGGCCCTGCTGCGGATCGGCGATCAGGAGCACGTGCTGGCACTGACGGTGCATCACATCGTCTTCGACGGATGGTCGTTCGGGGTGCTGCTGCGTGAGCTGTCGGCGGCGTACGCGGGCCGGGAGGGTGAACTGTCCGTCCCCGCCCTTCAGTTCGCCGACGTGGCCCGCTGGGAGCGGGCCGGTCTCGACGGGCCCGTGCTCGACGGGCTGGTCGAGTGGTGGCGGGAGCATCTCGACGGCGCGCCCCGGGTGCTGGAGCTGGCCACCGACCGGCCGCGGCCCGCCGTGCGCGGTCACCGGGGTGCGCGCCGCCGGCTGACCGTGGACGCCGCCACCTCCGCCGCCCTGCGCGAGCTGTCCCGCACCCAGGGCGCGACACTGTTCATGACGCTGCTGTCGGCCTACGCCGTCGTGCTGTCCCGCTGGAGCGGCCAGGAACGGCTGCTGGTCGGCACGCCCGTCGCCAACCGGCCGCGCGCCGAGTTCGAGGACCTGCCCGGCTGCTTCCTCAACACCCTGCCGCTCCGCGTCGATCTGCACGGCGACCCGGCCTTCGGCGAACTGCTCGGCCGGGTCCGCGACAGCGCCCTGGCGGCGTTCGCCCACGAGCGCGTCCCCTTCGGCCGGCTGGTGACCGAGCTGGCGCCGGAGCGTGATCTGTCGCGCGGCCCGCTGGTGCAGGTGCTGTTCGCGCTCCAGAACGTCGACCTCGGCACGCTCGACGTGCCGGGCGTCACAGCCGAGTTCGTGGACGTGTCCGCCGCCAACAGCCAGTTCGACCTGAACCTGCGGATGATCGACACCGGGCGGGAGCTGATCGGCTGGCTGGACTACGACACGGAGCTGTTCGACGCGGCCACCGTCGAGCGGTTCACCGAGCACTTCACCAACGTGCTGACCGCCGTGTGCGCCGATCCGTCCGCCGTCGTCCCCCTGATCGACCCGCTCGCCGCCGCCGAGCGCGCACAGCTCCTCGACGGCTGGAACGACACCGGCGTCGACTGGCCCGCGGGCGACACCCTGACCGGACTGCTGGCCGAGGCCGCCGCCCGGCACGCCGACGCCGTCGCCGTCCGCTTCGCGGGCCGGGAGCTGACGTACGCCGAACTGCACCGCAGGGCCGGAGCGCTCGCGCACCGCCTGCGCGGGCTCGGCGTCGGCCCCGACACCGTGGTCGGTGTCCACCTGGACCGCTCCCCGGAGCTGATGGTGGCCCTGCTCGCGGTGCTGAAGGCGGGCGGCGCCTATCTGCCGCTGGACACCGGGTACCCGCACGAGCGGCTGGCGTTCATGCTCGCCGACGCCCGGGTGCCGGTGCTGCTCACGCACCCCGGCCGGGGCGCGGCGCTCGCCGCCGAGGGGGTCACCGTCGTCGCCGTCGACGAGCACGCCGGGGACGGCTTCCCCGGTACCGGGCCCGAACCGGTCGCCGGCCCGGACCACCTGGCGTACGTCATCTACACCTCCGGCTCCACCGGCCGCCCCAAGGGCGTGCAGGTGCCGCACCGGGGCATCGTCAACCGGCTGCGCTGGATGCAGGACGCGTACGGACTGACCGGCGCCGACACCGTGCTGCAGAAGACGCCGGTCTCCTTCGACGTGTCGGTCTGGGAGCTGTTCTGGCCGCTGCTGACCGGCGCCCGGCTGGTCCTGGCCGCCCCCGGCGGCCACCGCGACCCCGCGCACCTCGCCGCACTGGTGAGGGACGAGCGGGTCACCGTCTGCCACTTCGTGCCGCCCATGCTGGACACGTTCCTGGGCGCGGTCCGGGCCGCCGACTGCGGCAGCCTGCGGCTGGTGGTGTGCAGCGGCGAGGCGCTCCCCGCGGACCTGGCCCGCCGCTTCCACCGGGCGCTGCCCCAGGCGGCCCTGGAGAACCTGTACGGCCCCACCGAGGCGTCCGTCGACGTGACCCGCTGGACCTCCCGCCCCGACTGGACCGGTGCGACGGTTCCCCTCGGCGCCCCCATCGCCAACACCCGCGCCTATGTCCTCGACGCCCGCCTGCGGCCCGTCCCCGTCGGTGTCCCCGGCGAGCTGTTCCTGGGCGGGGTCCAGCTGGCCCGCGGCTACGGCGGCCGGCCCGCCCTGACCGCCGACCGGTTCGTCCCCGACCCGTTCGGGCCGCCCGGGGCCCGGCTGTACCGCACCGGCGACGTGGCCCGCTGGAGTGCCGAGGGCCGGCTGGAGTACCTGGGCCGCTCCGACCACCAGGTCAAGGTCCGCGGCTTCCGCATCGAACTCGGCGAGATCGAGGCGGCCCTGCTCGCCCTGGACGGGGTGGGCCAGGCGGTGGCCGTGGTCCGCGAGGACCGTCCGGGCGACCGGCGGATCGTGGCCTACCTGACCGGGGCCACCGTGCCGGCCGTCCCGGAGCTGCGCGCGGTCCTCGGCGAGCGGCTGCCCGAGCACATGGTGCCCAGCGCCTTCGTGGTGCTCGACGCGCTGCCGCTCAGCCCCAACGGCAAGGTCGACCGGGGGGCCCTGCCCGCGCCGGACCGCTCCGCGGGGACCGCGGTCGCCCATGTGGCCCCGCGCACACCCGAGGAGGAGCTGCTGGCCGGGCTGTGGCGGCGGGTCGTCGGAGTGGACCGGGTGGGAGCACACGACGACTTCTTCGACATCGGCGGCGATTCGATGCACGCCGTGCGGGTCGTGGGCCTGGCCCGCGAGGCCGGGTACGAGATCCCGCTCCAGCAGCTGTTCGCGAGCAGGACCGTGGCGGCCCTCGCCCAGTGGCTGACCACCCGCGCCGACAGCGGCCCGGCCCGCCGGGAACTCCCCGCCTTCGGCCTGCTGTCCGCGCAGGACCTCGCCCGCCTCACGTCCTGA
- a CDS encoding amino acid adenylation domain-containing protein, with product MTGPHLSVAVGPGRPVPAGATAHEAVLRQAARSPRATALRGPGGTRLTYAELAGRARAVRDLLVDAGVPPRGFVPVAATAGGEFAVAALGVLLAGAAYAAVDPAWPARRLHGVFEDLGARVVLDATGDAAAVPAGRFPAGVRILRLPESNRPAPHGAGERADVGADDPACVFFTSGSTGRPKGVIVPHRAFVRTFVDGGYAAFGPGTVMPLLAAPYWDAGALEVFGPLMNGGTCVTPDEPLLTPDGLRALVAGHGVDTLWLTSSLVNLIVDEDPGAFTGVRHLMCGGERLSPAHIAVLLERHPGLRVTNGYGPVESMVFVSTHDVRPADTAAPYGIPVGRPVRGTVLAVLDPGTRRPVAPGAEGELWVAGDGLALGYVNRPEENTRRFSRVSLPGHGTLRAYATGDRVRMDDAGRLNFVGRADRQFKIRGYRVEPGEVERRVAGFPGVRQAFLVPLRDEHATVTGTVCAYASEDAAPLPEAALRRAAADHLPAHLHPDRYLHLHPVPLGPTGKADLRAVEGWVRQRVAEAAGGRAPVGGSAAVPDSASAGGSAPAAAPVAAVVSGPVPVSPALHQTRDILSAPHLEPDADLLDVGASSLHVLRIAARLSRLFGVSLSARDVYEHPRVSELEVLAARRRGGGHGGDGGTGDGGTGDGGTASFELSPGERRFWLASRLAPGAPGHVAVSRIAVSGTLDPERLGRALTAVVGAHPALRTTFPRQAGRPHRRVAGRPVPPELLIRTETEAAAGEHTVTQELAALVQDVEHGPLLAAAVLAAGPGRQLLLLAVHHIVYDARSEEILVADLAAAYAGRTPPAAPAPPAGLPRPGAAEAQEFWRGRLAGLTAPEWPGGAALGPRELWTRPLVTHRFALGAETTARLREFAARDRQPVLVPLLAAWWRALAEVTGQRDLAVGTIVEDRADAHERTVGYFANGLPVRIAADPALDATALLALVRDRLLEVFAHTALGTDEIAALAPRPPGGRAPLYQTLLVLQRPSAPAESDGLRFAPLAAPALGPQAELACELWDEGPSVTGAVTAPEGLLDPAVLAGITDLFTTALADLTRSRRPAVPRTPVASARPNPRVPEDHT from the coding sequence ATGACCGGCCCGCACCTCTCGGTCGCCGTCGGCCCGGGGCGTCCCGTCCCGGCCGGCGCCACCGCCCACGAGGCGGTGCTGCGGCAGGCCGCCCGGTCCCCGCGGGCCACCGCGCTGCGCGGACCGGGCGGTACCCGCCTGACCTACGCCGAACTGGCCGGGCGGGCCCGCGCGGTACGGGACCTGCTCGTGGACGCGGGTGTCCCGCCCCGCGGCTTCGTGCCGGTGGCCGCCACGGCGGGCGGGGAGTTCGCCGTCGCCGCGCTCGGCGTACTGCTGGCCGGCGCCGCCTACGCCGCGGTGGACCCGGCCTGGCCCGCGCGGCGGCTGCACGGCGTGTTCGAGGACCTCGGCGCACGCGTCGTCCTGGACGCGACCGGCGACGCGGCGGCCGTGCCCGCCGGGCGGTTCCCGGCCGGAGTACGGATCCTGCGGCTGCCCGAGTCCAACCGCCCGGCCCCCCACGGGGCGGGTGAGCGGGCGGACGTCGGTGCCGACGATCCCGCGTGTGTCTTCTTCACCTCCGGCTCGACCGGACGCCCCAAGGGCGTGATCGTGCCGCACCGGGCCTTCGTCCGCACCTTCGTCGACGGCGGATACGCCGCGTTCGGGCCCGGCACCGTCATGCCGCTGCTGGCCGCGCCGTACTGGGACGCGGGCGCGCTGGAGGTCTTCGGTCCGCTGATGAACGGGGGGACCTGTGTGACCCCCGACGAGCCGCTGCTCACCCCGGACGGACTGCGCGCCCTCGTCGCCGGGCACGGGGTGGACACGCTGTGGCTCACCAGCTCCCTCGTCAACCTCATCGTCGACGAGGACCCCGGCGCGTTCACCGGCGTACGGCATCTGATGTGCGGCGGCGAGCGGTTGTCCCCGGCGCACATCGCGGTCCTCCTCGAACGGCACCCCGGCCTGCGCGTCACCAACGGCTACGGACCGGTCGAGTCGATGGTCTTCGTCAGCACGCACGACGTCCGGCCCGCCGACACCGCGGCGCCGTACGGCATTCCGGTGGGCCGTCCGGTCCGGGGCACCGTGCTGGCCGTCCTCGACCCCGGCACCCGGCGCCCCGTGGCCCCCGGCGCCGAGGGCGAGCTGTGGGTCGCTGGCGACGGACTCGCCCTCGGCTATGTGAACCGGCCCGAGGAGAACACCCGCCGTTTCTCCCGCGTCAGCCTCCCCGGACACGGCACGCTGCGCGCGTACGCCACCGGTGACCGGGTCCGCATGGACGACGCGGGCCGGCTGAACTTCGTGGGCCGGGCCGACCGGCAGTTCAAGATCCGCGGGTACCGGGTGGAGCCCGGCGAGGTGGAGCGGCGTGTCGCCGGCTTCCCCGGTGTCCGTCAGGCCTTCCTCGTCCCGCTGCGCGACGAGCACGCCACGGTCACGGGCACGGTGTGCGCGTACGCGAGCGAGGACGCCGCACCCCTGCCGGAGGCCGCGCTCCGCCGCGCCGCCGCCGACCACCTCCCGGCCCACCTCCACCCCGACCGCTACCTCCACCTGCACCCCGTCCCCCTGGGCCCCACCGGCAAGGCGGACCTGCGGGCGGTGGAGGGGTGGGTGCGGCAGCGAGTGGCGGAGGCGGCGGGCGGCCGGGCTCCGGTGGGTGGATCCGCGGCTGTGCCCGACTCCGCGTCTGCGGGGGGTTCGGCTCCTGCAGCCGCTCCTGTCGCTGCCGTGGTCTCGGGGCCCGTTCCCGTCAGCCCTGCGCTGCACCAGACGCGGGACATACTCTCCGCGCCCCACCTGGAGCCGGACGCGGATCTGTTGGACGTCGGGGCCAGTTCCCTGCATGTACTGCGGATCGCCGCTCGGTTGTCGCGGTTGTTCGGGGTGTCGTTGTCGGCCCGGGACGTGTACGAGCACCCGAGGGTGAGCGAGTTGGAGGTGCTGGCCGCGCGGCGCCGGGGCGGCGGGCACGGCGGCGACGGCGGTACCGGTGACGGCGGCACCGGTGACGGTGGGACCGCGTCCTTCGAACTCTCCCCCGGTGAACGGCGTTTCTGGCTCGCCTCACGGCTCGCGCCCGGTGCGCCCGGTCATGTCGCCGTCAGCCGGATCGCGGTCAGCGGCACGCTGGACCCGGAGCGGCTGGGCCGCGCCCTCACGGCGGTGGTCGGCGCGCATCCGGCGCTGCGGACCACGTTCCCCCGGCAGGCGGGCCGGCCGCACCGGCGCGTGGCCGGCCGCCCGGTGCCGCCTGAGCTGCTGATCCGTACGGAGACGGAGGCCGCGGCCGGCGAGCACACCGTCACCCAGGAGCTCGCGGCGCTCGTCCAGGACGTCGAGCACGGGCCGCTGCTGGCCGCCGCCGTCCTGGCCGCGGGCCCGGGACGGCAGCTGCTGCTGCTCGCCGTGCACCACATCGTCTACGACGCCCGGTCCGAGGAGATCCTGGTCGCGGACCTCGCCGCCGCCTACGCGGGCCGCACTCCGCCCGCCGCACCCGCACCGCCCGCCGGGCTCCCGCGCCCCGGCGCCGCCGAGGCACAGGAGTTCTGGCGCGGCCGGCTCGCCGGACTGACCGCGCCCGAGTGGCCGGGCGGCGCGGCGCTCGGGCCGCGGGAGCTGTGGACCCGGCCCCTCGTCACGCACCGGTTCGCGCTCGGCGCCGAAACCACCGCCCGGCTGCGGGAGTTCGCCGCCCGCGACCGCCAGCCGGTGCTGGTCCCGCTGCTCGCGGCCTGGTGGCGGGCGCTGGCCGAGGTCACCGGGCAGCGCGACCTCGCCGTCGGCACGATCGTCGAGGACCGCGCGGACGCGCATGAGCGCACCGTCGGCTACTTCGCCAACGGCCTGCCCGTACGGATCGCCGCCGACCCGGCCCTGGACGCCACCGCCCTGCTGGCGCTGGTCCGCGACCGGCTGCTGGAGGTGTTCGCGCACACCGCGCTCGGCACCGACGAGATCGCCGCGCTCGCCCCCCGCCCGCCCGGCGGCCGCGCCCCGCTCTACCAGACCCTGCTGGTGCTGCAACGGCCGTCCGCCCCGGCCGAGTCCGACGGCCTGCGGTTCGCCCCGCTGGCCGCGCCCGCCCTCGGCCCCCAGGCCGAACTGGCCTGCGAACTCTGGGACGAGGGGCCGTCCGTCACCGGTGCCGTCACCGCCCCCGAGGGCCTGCTGGACCCGGCCGTGCTCGCCGGGATCACCGACCTGTTCACGACCGCCCTGGCCGACCTCACCCGGTCCCGGCGGCCCGCTGTGCCCCGTACACCCGTCGCCTCCGCACGCCCGAACCCCCGCGTACCCGAGGACCACACATGA
- a CDS encoding phosphopantetheine-binding protein produces the protein MNRLDVTSEIDAESVRLLLADILGTEIADDSTFLAQGGDSFHAVLVVERVEELWGIEADFTAVLQSTPAELAAVLGAAPRLS, from the coding sequence ATGAACCGACTCGACGTCACTTCCGAAATCGACGCGGAAAGCGTCCGGCTCCTCCTGGCCGACATCCTGGGTACCGAGATCGCCGACGATTCGACTTTCCTCGCCCAGGGCGGTGACTCCTTCCACGCCGTCCTCGTCGTCGAACGCGTCGAGGAACTCTGGGGTATCGAGGCCGACTTCACCGCCGTACTCCAGTCGACCCCCGCCGAATTGGCGGCGGTGCTGGGCGCGGCGCCACGTCTGTCATGA